From Amycolatopsis sp. cg9, one genomic window encodes:
- a CDS encoding ATP-binding protein: protein MRSRWSLARQLLVLQLVVLCVLAGAGSTFAYLDASRAVNENARDQVRAIASAVADAPTVAAAVAAPDPSATLQPFALRVQADTHVDFITIMSPAGIRYTHPTAALIGGHYIGTITQAQQGQPYTETYTGSLGPSVRTVVPVFGPGQRVVALVAVGITVAAISAELRERLWPLFGVAGAVLVVGALGGWLISARLRRQTRGVAPDELSNLFEYHEAVLHSVREGVLLVGRDGRIGLCNDGARALLGLGADPVGRELADLGLPDELAEAFTSAENRAEELHLTDARVLLVSTTAVRSGGRAQGTVVVLRDHTELQTLTGELTTARGLAEALRSQAHEAANRLHTVVSLVEIGKPEQAVEFATAELALAQELTDRVVGAVAEPVLAALLLGKAAEASERGVELTVTPDTVIDDVSLGVAARDLVTILGNLIDNGLDAAVRGSGHPKVVVTARTEDDGLLLRVADSGPGVPEDADVFRRGWSTKAEDGHGLGLALVGQAVRRYGGSVDVGRDGGAVFTVRLPRREADR, encoded by the coding sequence ATGCGGTCCCGCTGGAGCCTGGCCCGCCAGCTGCTCGTGCTGCAGCTGGTGGTGCTCTGCGTGCTGGCCGGCGCCGGCAGCACGTTCGCCTACCTCGACGCCTCCCGTGCGGTGAACGAGAACGCGCGCGACCAGGTCCGCGCGATCGCCTCGGCGGTGGCCGACGCCCCGACCGTCGCGGCCGCGGTGGCCGCACCGGACCCGAGCGCGACGCTGCAGCCGTTCGCCCTGCGCGTGCAGGCCGACACCCACGTCGACTTCATCACGATCATGAGCCCGGCCGGGATCCGCTACACCCACCCGACTGCGGCGCTGATCGGCGGGCACTACATCGGGACCATCACGCAGGCGCAGCAGGGACAGCCCTACACCGAGACCTACACCGGCTCGCTCGGCCCGTCGGTGCGCACGGTCGTGCCGGTGTTCGGCCCGGGGCAGCGGGTGGTGGCGCTGGTCGCTGTCGGGATCACCGTGGCGGCGATCTCGGCCGAGCTGCGCGAACGGCTCTGGCCGCTGTTCGGCGTCGCCGGGGCGGTCCTGGTCGTCGGGGCGCTGGGCGGCTGGCTGATCAGCGCGCGGCTGCGGCGCCAGACCCGCGGGGTCGCGCCGGACGAGCTGAGCAACCTGTTCGAGTACCACGAAGCCGTGCTGCACTCGGTCCGCGAAGGAGTGCTGCTCGTCGGCCGGGACGGGCGCATCGGCCTGTGCAACGACGGCGCGCGCGCCCTCCTCGGTCTCGGCGCCGACCCGGTCGGGCGCGAGCTGGCCGACCTCGGGCTGCCGGACGAGCTGGCGGAGGCGTTCACCTCGGCGGAGAACCGGGCCGAGGAACTGCACCTGACCGACGCCCGCGTCCTGCTGGTCAGCACGACCGCCGTCCGCTCGGGCGGCCGCGCGCAGGGCACCGTCGTCGTACTGCGCGACCACACGGAACTGCAGACGCTGACCGGGGAGCTGACCACCGCGCGCGGCCTCGCGGAGGCGCTGCGGTCGCAGGCGCACGAGGCGGCGAACCGGCTGCACACGGTCGTTTCCTTGGTGGAGATCGGAAAACCCGAGCAGGCAGTGGAGTTCGCGACCGCCGAGCTCGCGCTGGCGCAGGAGCTGACCGACCGGGTCGTCGGCGCGGTCGCCGAACCGGTGCTGGCCGCGCTGCTGCTGGGCAAGGCCGCCGAGGCGAGCGAGCGCGGGGTCGAGCTGACCGTCACGCCGGACACCGTGATCGACGACGTCTCGCTCGGGGTCGCGGCCCGCGACCTGGTGACCATCCTCGGCAACCTGATCGACAACGGCCTCGACGCGGCGGTGCGCGGCAGCGGGCACCCGAAGGTGGTCGTCACGGCCCGCACCGAAGACGACGGCTTGCTGCTGCGCGTGGCCGACTCCGGGCCCGGCGTCCCCGAGGACGCCGACGTGTTCCGCCGCGGCTGGTCGACGAAGGCGGAGGACGGCCACGGTCTCGGACTGGCGCTGGTCGGGCAGGCGGTGCGCCGCTACGGCGGCTCGGTCGACGTCGGCCGGGACGGCGGCGCGGTGTTCACCGTGCGGCTGCCGCGGCGGGAGGCGGACCGGTGA
- a CDS encoding response regulator, producing MIRVLVVEDEPVAAEAHRVYVERLPGFSVAGVVHSGGEALRFCEREPVDLVLLDFYLPDTHGLAVCRSLRAAGLPIDVIAVTSARDLGLVKAAVSVGVVQYLLKPFTFATLREKLERYAEFRDASGEVTGQAEIDRALGALRTTEQPPLPKGMSVQTLEAIQDALSGAAEGLSAGAAASAIGASRVTARRYLEYLADNGMAHREPHYGQVGRPEVWYRLTRA from the coding sequence GTGATCCGGGTGCTGGTGGTGGAGGACGAGCCGGTGGCGGCCGAGGCGCACCGCGTCTACGTCGAACGGCTCCCGGGCTTTTCGGTGGCCGGCGTGGTCCATTCCGGCGGCGAAGCCCTGCGGTTCTGCGAACGCGAGCCGGTCGACCTGGTGCTGCTGGACTTCTACCTGCCCGACACGCACGGCCTGGCGGTGTGCCGCTCCCTGCGCGCGGCCGGCCTCCCGATCGACGTCATCGCGGTGACGTCGGCGCGGGACCTCGGGCTGGTGAAGGCGGCGGTGTCGGTCGGGGTGGTGCAGTACCTGCTCAAGCCGTTCACGTTCGCGACCCTGCGCGAGAAGCTGGAGCGCTACGCGGAGTTCCGCGACGCCTCCGGCGAGGTGACCGGCCAGGCCGAGATCGACCGGGCCCTCGGCGCGTTGCGCACGACCGAGCAGCCGCCGCTGCCCAAGGGCATGAGCGTCCAGACCCTGGAGGCGATCCAGGACGCGCTTTCCGGAGCGGCGGAAGGCCTTTCCGCGGGCGCGGCGGCTTCGGCGATCGGTGCTTCGCGGGTGACGGCCCGGCGGTACCTGGAGTACTTGGCGGACAACGGGATGGCCCACCGCGAACCCCACTACGGCCAGGTCGGGCGCCCGGAGGTCTGGTACCGCCTGACGCGGGCCTGA
- a CDS encoding anti-sigma factor, giving the protein MNSVDESHTQLGAYALGALDPGEAADFERRHLQTCAQCRFDLNELVALRESLDEVPPEAFLDGPPEGGDLLLQKTLRRVRDEEQAAPATRSTSRRGLALVAAAVLVVAALGGGVLVGRQTSSTPDLAIPMPQPDVPGTKSVEGRDPTTGVQLAASVSPFQGWVRVNVAVKGVQAGEKCLLQVTTKGGQSVTAGSWQVSEKWESQGFSLDGSALVAPDDVKSVDIVTVDGRKLVSAQV; this is encoded by the coding sequence ATGAACTCGGTCGACGAGAGTCACACGCAGCTCGGCGCGTACGCCCTCGGCGCGCTCGACCCCGGGGAGGCGGCCGACTTCGAGCGGCGGCACCTGCAGACCTGCGCGCAGTGCCGGTTCGACCTGAACGAGCTGGTGGCGTTGCGCGAGTCGCTCGACGAGGTGCCGCCCGAGGCGTTCCTCGACGGGCCGCCCGAAGGCGGGGACCTGCTGCTGCAGAAGACCCTGCGCCGGGTGCGCGACGAGGAGCAGGCGGCCCCGGCCACCCGCTCGACGTCGAGGCGGGGCCTGGCCCTGGTCGCGGCGGCGGTGCTGGTGGTGGCCGCGCTCGGCGGCGGGGTCCTGGTCGGACGGCAGACGAGTTCCACGCCCGACCTCGCGATCCCCATGCCGCAGCCGGACGTCCCCGGCACGAAGAGCGTCGAAGGCCGGGATCCGACGACCGGCGTGCAGCTGGCCGCGTCGGTGAGCCCGTTCCAGGGCTGGGTCCGGGTGAACGTCGCCGTGAAGGGCGTCCAGGCCGGGGAGAAGTGCTTGCTGCAGGTCACCACCAAGGGCGGCCAGTCCGTGACCGCCGGCAGCTGGCAGGTGTCGGAAAAGTGGGAGAGCCAGGGCTTCTCGCTCGACGGGTCCGCGCTGGTCGCGCCCGACGACGTCAAGTCGGTCGACATCGTCACGGTGGACGGCCGGAAGCTGGTCTCGGCCCAGGTGTGA
- a CDS encoding M64 family metallopeptidase, whose product MRKWAGFFAALLIAGGIATPANADEPAGTVTDVQVTGPVSQRFNLVVLGDGYTAAEQPKFFADVQRHVSTLWSLEPFKSYRSYFNVFAVSIASPESGVDCDPSLDAPKKNTPLDMGFWGGCNAQSVQRLLTVDDAAAQRYADLVPGTSSANRQILALGNSSTYGGAGGSYATASGGNALSALISPHELGHSLGGLDDEYDYYARNVPGGAYEGGEPDSVHHTLLTEKQLRDQHAKWWRWLGEPSESGGSIGRFEGGLYTQTGVWRPSKHSMMKTLGYNFDQVGRERMTQRISAKVPLVSGGTPAGTIGADRVVWLRTMHPVDHRLAVRWTLDGVALRGREAVDLRQAHVKPGKHTLTATVTDPTPFVRDPAVRPAATRTWTVDTSVVTPPASGPAVVASTPTAQPVGGGDVVYVETGEPTGSVPQVRWALDGKPVATGPDYALKESRGTHTLTATTGGTTLTWTVDAAAPTTSAELPPAKDNVFHGSFTMRLKASDGMPEFRVDGDGWHKYYGWPTDPDAPYLFTPRGTEIDGLAYGNLGPDGLTVSPFTERKPGYGRHRIEYRSIDAAGNTGPARSIEVTLLP is encoded by the coding sequence ATGCGGAAGTGGGCCGGGTTCTTCGCCGCACTGCTGATCGCCGGCGGGATCGCCACTCCGGCGAACGCCGACGAGCCCGCCGGCACCGTCACCGACGTCCAGGTGACCGGGCCGGTCTCGCAGCGGTTCAACCTCGTCGTCCTCGGGGACGGCTACACCGCCGCCGAACAGCCGAAGTTCTTCGCCGACGTCCAGCGGCACGTCAGCACCCTCTGGTCGCTCGAGCCGTTCAAGTCCTACCGCAGCTACTTCAACGTCTTCGCGGTGTCGATCGCCTCACCCGAGTCCGGTGTGGACTGTGACCCCTCGCTCGACGCGCCGAAGAAGAACACCCCGCTGGACATGGGTTTCTGGGGCGGCTGCAACGCGCAGAGCGTGCAGCGCCTGCTCACCGTCGACGACGCCGCCGCGCAGCGGTACGCCGACCTCGTGCCCGGCACGTCCTCGGCGAACCGGCAGATCCTGGCGCTGGGCAACAGCAGCACCTACGGCGGCGCGGGCGGCTCGTACGCGACGGCGTCGGGCGGGAACGCGTTGTCCGCGCTCATCTCGCCGCACGAACTGGGCCACTCGCTCGGCGGCCTCGACGACGAATACGACTACTACGCCCGCAACGTCCCGGGCGGCGCGTACGAAGGCGGCGAGCCCGACTCGGTCCACCACACCCTGCTGACCGAAAAGCAGCTGCGCGACCAGCACGCGAAGTGGTGGCGCTGGCTCGGCGAGCCGAGCGAGTCCGGCGGCTCGATCGGCCGCTTCGAGGGCGGCCTGTACACGCAGACCGGCGTGTGGCGGCCCAGCAAGCACTCGATGATGAAGACCCTCGGCTACAACTTCGACCAGGTCGGCCGCGAGCGGATGACGCAGCGGATCTCGGCGAAGGTCCCGCTCGTCAGCGGTGGCACGCCGGCGGGCACGATCGGCGCCGACCGCGTCGTGTGGCTGCGGACGATGCACCCCGTCGACCACCGCCTGGCCGTCCGCTGGACCCTCGACGGTGTCGCGCTGCGGGGCCGCGAAGCGGTCGACCTGCGGCAGGCGCACGTGAAGCCGGGCAAGCACACCCTGACGGCGACGGTGACCGACCCGACGCCGTTCGTCCGCGACCCGGCGGTCCGGCCGGCGGCCACGCGGACCTGGACGGTGGACACGAGCGTGGTCACGCCGCCCGCGAGCGGCCCGGCCGTCGTGGCGTCCACGCCCACCGCGCAGCCGGTCGGCGGCGGCGACGTCGTCTACGTCGAGACGGGGGAGCCGACCGGTTCGGTGCCCCAGGTCCGCTGGGCCCTCGACGGCAAGCCGGTCGCGACCGGCCCCGACTACGCGCTGAAGGAGTCACGCGGGACGCACACGCTGACCGCGACGACGGGCGGCACGACGCTGACCTGGACGGTGGACGCGGCGGCCCCGACGACCTCGGCCGAGCTGCCGCCCGCGAAGGACAACGTCTTCCACGGCTCGTTCACGATGCGCCTGAAGGCTTCCGACGGCATGCCGGAGTTCCGCGTGGACGGCGACGGCTGGCACAAGTACTACGGCTGGCCGACGGACCCGGACGCGCCCTACCTGTTCACCCCGCGCGGCACGGAGATCGACGGGCTGGCGTACGGCAACCTCGGCCCGGACGGGCTCACGGTGTCGCCGTTCACCGAGCGCAAGCCGGGGTACGGGCGGCACCGCATCGAGTACCGCTCGATCGACGCGGCGGGCAACACCGGCCCGGCGCGGTCGATCGAGGTGACTCTGCTGCCGTGA
- a CDS encoding helix-turn-helix domain-containing protein, translated as MSQGNIGVPVQVTEIDPEKLDVCTVLEVINRISGKWAIGILLEAIRGPVRFTELERAVNGISRRMLTLTLRNLERDGLLERTIYPTVPPRVEYEATPMAKELYQSLSGLLGWAERHREDIAAARVVYDGHAAC; from the coding sequence ATGTCCCAGGGGAACATCGGTGTACCTGTCCAGGTCACGGAGATCGACCCGGAAAAACTCGATGTCTGCACGGTGCTGGAGGTCATCAACCGGATCAGCGGGAAGTGGGCGATCGGCATCCTCCTGGAGGCCATCCGCGGGCCCGTGCGGTTCACCGAGCTGGAACGCGCGGTCAACGGGATCAGCCGCCGGATGCTCACGCTGACCCTGCGCAACCTCGAGCGCGACGGGCTCCTGGAGCGCACGATCTACCCGACGGTCCCGCCGCGCGTGGAGTACGAAGCCACGCCCATGGCGAAGGAGCTGTACCAGTCGCTGAGCGGCCTGCTCGGCTGGGCGGAGCGGCACCGCGAGGACATCGCCGCGGCGCGGGTCGTCTACGACGGCCACGCGGCCTGCTGA
- a CDS encoding carbohydrate ABC transporter permease, translated as MAVAVKRPGRLIAEAGTIVIAGLIAFPLYWMLLSAVKPPGEIQSANPKPWTFSPSFDSFSRVLTVSGFGRFFLNSLLVALVVVALSLLLSFLSAVALTRFSFKGRTVLLVMTLVAQMVPVEALTIPLFFLMRQIGGAVPAFGLNELGSLVLVHLAFSLPFAIWMLRGFVAAVPVELEEAAKLDGASRMRFTWQILFPLVAPGLVAVSVLAFIHAWNDFLFAKTFIISKTENQTLPQAILVFFKPEDTDWGAVMASSTLMTIPVLVFFVLVQRRLVSGMAGAVKG; from the coding sequence ATGGCTGTAGCCGTGAAACGTCCCGGCCGGCTGATCGCCGAGGCCGGCACGATCGTCATCGCCGGGCTGATCGCGTTCCCGCTGTACTGGATGCTGCTCTCGGCGGTGAAGCCGCCGGGCGAGATCCAGTCGGCCAACCCCAAGCCGTGGACGTTCAGCCCGTCGTTCGACAGCTTCTCGCGCGTGCTCACGGTGTCCGGCTTCGGGCGCTTCTTCCTCAACAGCCTGCTCGTCGCCCTGGTCGTCGTGGCGCTGTCGCTGCTGCTGTCGTTCCTTTCGGCGGTCGCGCTGACGCGGTTCTCGTTCAAGGGCCGGACCGTGCTGCTGGTGATGACGCTGGTCGCGCAGATGGTGCCGGTGGAAGCGCTGACCATCCCGCTGTTCTTCCTGATGCGCCAGATCGGCGGCGCCGTGCCGGCGTTCGGGCTCAACGAGCTGGGCTCGCTGGTGCTGGTGCACCTGGCGTTCAGCCTGCCGTTCGCGATCTGGATGCTGCGCGGGTTCGTCGCCGCCGTACCGGTGGAGCTCGAAGAAGCGGCCAAGCTCGACGGCGCGTCACGGATGCGGTTCACCTGGCAGATCCTGTTCCCCTTGGTGGCGCCCGGGCTGGTCGCGGTGAGCGTGCTCGCGTTCATCCACGCCTGGAACGACTTCCTGTTCGCCAAGACGTTCATCATCTCCAAGACCGAGAACCAGACGCTGCCGCAGGCGATCCTGGTGTTCTTCAAGCCGGAGGACACCGACTGGGGCGCGGTGATGGCGTCCTCGACGCTGATGACCATCCCGGTGCTCGTGTTCTTCGTCCTCGTCCAGCGACGACTGGTGTCCGGCATGGCCGGCGCCGTGAAGGGCTGA
- a CDS encoding MFS transporter encodes MAENHPTRSRGLALAVLCAASLMVVLDSSIVAVALPAIQADLGFTPTGLAWVVTAYLVAFGGLLLISGRLGDLLGRRRVFLGGLVLFTAASLVAGLSADAGVLVAARFAQGVGGALASAVVLGMIVTMYPEPRARAKAIGVYSFTQAAGASIGLIAGGALTQALSWHWTFYVNLPIGVAALLLAVRVVSPDRGTGLRAGLDVLGALLVTGAVMLGVYAISSAAWGALAVAVVLLAAFVLRQAKARTPLLPLRLFRIRAVTGANLMMVLMVAGMLGFQFVTALYLQQVLGLDALRTGVAFLPVPLVIAVASLGFADKLAARFGPRAVLLAGLGLVIAGLVLLTQVSDSYFTGVLPPLLVMGLGAGAAIPALMGLAMADVPAEDAGVASGLITTTQQVGAAIGTAVLASVAASRTASLGGDHREALAAGFRLAYGVSAGFLVAAVALGGFVLTRRTRPAPAPAASAAPPAAAAPVSEAEPAVCTAGRA; translated from the coding sequence ATGGCCGAGAACCACCCCACCCGCTCCCGCGGCCTCGCGTTGGCGGTGCTGTGCGCCGCCTCGCTGATGGTCGTGCTCGACAGCAGCATCGTCGCGGTGGCGCTGCCCGCCATCCAGGCCGACCTCGGGTTCACCCCCACCGGTCTGGCCTGGGTGGTCACCGCCTACCTGGTCGCGTTCGGCGGCCTGCTCCTGATCTCCGGCCGGCTCGGCGACCTGCTCGGCCGCCGCCGCGTCTTCCTCGGCGGGCTGGTGCTGTTCACCGCCGCCTCCCTGGTCGCCGGGCTCTCGGCGGACGCGGGCGTGCTCGTCGCGGCACGGTTCGCCCAGGGCGTCGGCGGGGCGCTCGCGTCGGCCGTGGTGCTCGGGATGATCGTCACGATGTACCCGGAGCCGCGGGCCCGGGCGAAGGCGATCGGGGTGTACAGCTTCACGCAGGCGGCGGGCGCGTCGATCGGGCTGATCGCGGGCGGCGCGCTGACGCAGGCGCTGAGCTGGCACTGGACGTTCTACGTCAACCTGCCGATCGGCGTGGCCGCGCTGCTGCTGGCCGTCCGGGTCGTTTCGCCGGACCGCGGGACGGGACTGCGGGCGGGCTTGGACGTGCTCGGCGCGCTGCTGGTCACCGGCGCCGTGATGCTCGGCGTGTACGCGATCTCGTCCGCGGCGTGGGGCGCGCTGGCCGTGGCGGTCGTCCTGCTGGCCGCGTTCGTGCTGCGGCAGGCGAAGGCGCGTACGCCGTTGCTGCCGCTGCGGCTGTTCCGGATCCGCGCGGTGACCGGCGCGAACCTGATGATGGTGCTGATGGTCGCCGGCATGCTCGGCTTCCAGTTCGTCACGGCGTTGTACCTGCAGCAGGTGCTGGGCCTCGACGCGCTGCGCACCGGCGTCGCGTTCCTGCCGGTCCCGCTGGTGATCGCGGTGGCGTCCCTCGGGTTCGCGGACAAGCTCGCCGCGCGGTTCGGGCCGCGCGCGGTGCTGCTGGCCGGGCTCGGCCTGGTGATCGCCGGCCTGGTGCTGCTCACTCAGGTGTCGGATTCCTACTTCACCGGCGTGCTGCCGCCGTTGCTGGTGATGGGCCTGGGCGCGGGCGCGGCGATCCCGGCGCTGATGGGACTGGCGATGGCGGACGTCCCGGCCGAGGACGCTGGTGTGGCGTCGGGCCTGATCACCACGACCCAGCAGGTCGGCGCGGCGATCGGCACGGCGGTACTGGCTTCGGTGGCCGCGTCCCGCACGGCGAGCCTGGGCGGCGACCACCGGGAGGCGCTGGCGGCGGGGTTCCGGCTGGCGTACGGGGTCAGCGCGGGCTTCCTGGTGGCCGCGGTGGCCTTGGGCGGCTTCGTCCTGACCCGCCGCACCCGCCCGGCCCCCGCTCCGGCGGCCTCCGCCGCTCCCCCGGCTGCCGCCGCCCCGGTTTCCGAGGCCGAGCCCGCGGTCTGCACCGCCGGTCGCGCCTGA
- a CDS encoding cation:dicarboxylate symporter family transporter, with protein MPTPPTTEETPRKRDKTHYLYLAVIVAVLLGILVGFLFPGFAKGLKPLGDGFVNLIKMMISPIIFCTIVIGVGSVAKAAKVGKVGVMALVYFIVMSTFALAIGLVVGNLLHPGTGLHLNPADVKSVQKSATGAEGPVDFLLGIIPKTLVSAFTEGEVLQTLLVALLVGFALQKLGPKGAPILRGVEHLQKLVFRILAMIMWAAPIGAFGAIAAVVGATGWAALKSLAVIMIGFYATCLVFVFVILGLVLWFGARVNILKLLRYLGREFLLILSTSSSESALPRLIAKMEHLGVDKSVVGITVPTGYSFNLDGTAIYLTMATLFIAAAQDEPLSIGAQIGLLVFMIIASKGAAGVSGSGIATLASGLQSHRPELVNGVGFILGIDRFMSEARALTNFAGNAVATVLIGNWTKEFDREQAQRVFAGQAPFDEATMVDEEREPAEAVAK; from the coding sequence GTGCCGACCCCACCGACCACCGAGGAGACCCCGCGCAAGCGGGACAAGACCCACTACCTGTACCTGGCCGTGATCGTCGCGGTCCTGCTCGGGATCCTGGTGGGCTTCCTCTTCCCGGGCTTCGCCAAGGGACTGAAGCCCCTCGGCGACGGCTTCGTCAACCTGATCAAGATGATGATCTCCCCCATCATCTTCTGCACGATCGTCATCGGCGTCGGCTCGGTCGCGAAGGCGGCCAAGGTGGGCAAGGTCGGCGTGATGGCGCTGGTCTACTTCATCGTCATGTCGACCTTCGCGCTCGCCATCGGCCTGGTCGTCGGCAACCTCCTGCACCCGGGCACCGGGCTGCACCTCAACCCGGCCGACGTGAAGAGCGTCCAGAAGTCCGCCACCGGCGCCGAGGGCCCGGTCGACTTCCTGCTCGGCATCATCCCGAAGACGCTGGTCTCCGCCTTCACCGAAGGCGAAGTGCTGCAGACGCTGCTGGTCGCGCTGCTCGTCGGGTTCGCGCTGCAGAAGCTGGGCCCGAAGGGCGCGCCGATCCTGCGCGGCGTCGAGCACCTCCAGAAGCTGGTCTTCCGGATCCTGGCGATGATCATGTGGGCCGCCCCGATCGGCGCGTTCGGCGCCATCGCCGCGGTGGTCGGCGCGACCGGCTGGGCCGCCTTGAAGAGCCTCGCGGTGATCATGATCGGGTTCTACGCGACCTGCCTGGTGTTCGTGTTCGTGATCCTCGGGCTGGTGCTCTGGTTCGGCGCCCGGGTCAACATCCTGAAGCTCCTGCGCTACCTCGGCCGCGAGTTCCTGCTGATCCTCTCGACGTCGTCGTCGGAATCGGCGCTGCCGCGGCTGATCGCGAAGATGGAGCACCTCGGCGTCGACAAGTCCGTCGTCGGCATCACCGTGCCCACCGGCTATTCGTTCAACCTCGACGGCACCGCGATCTACCTGACCATGGCGACGCTGTTCATCGCCGCGGCGCAGGACGAGCCGCTGTCCATCGGCGCGCAGATCGGCCTGCTGGTCTTCATGATCATCGCGTCGAAGGGCGCCGCGGGCGTCAGCGGCTCCGGCATCGCGACCCTGGCCAGCGGCCTGCAGTCGCACCGGCCGGAACTGGTCAACGGCGTCGGGTTCATCCTCGGCATCGACCGGTTCATGTCGGAGGCCCGCGCGCTGACGAACTTCGCCGGCAACGCCGTCGCGACCGTCCTCATCGGGAACTGGACGAAGGAGTTCGACCGGGAACAGGCCCAGCGCGTGTTCGCCGGGCAGGCACCTTTCGACGAAGCCACGATGGTCGACGAAGAGCGGGAACCGGCGGAAGCCGTCGCGAAGTAA
- a CDS encoding beta-N-acetylhexosaminidase — MSSFDTLLPRPVSVTPAAGSCPWPSSVDVRAADLPAEGYRLEISPSGVVLSCADAAGEFYGRQTLRQLAGPDAFRAASLETGLTIPCGVVEDHPRFGWRGCLLDVARHFRTKAEVLRFVDLLAAHKLNVLNLHLTDDQGWRFDVPEYPKLTSVGGWRPSSMTGSGGAQDGRPHGGCYTGDDLREIVAYAAARAITVVPEIDIPGHARAALAAYPALGTEPSYEIWTSWGISTSLLSPSESTLAFFRTVFDHLLEIFPSPVIALGGDETPGATDEHRKFVRLLAEHLVSRGRTPMGWDEVLDIGGLPPMVIGSWQNEAAGLRAAETGHDVVMCPEQHVYLDHRQADHPDEPIPVGMVHTLEDVYAYEPALTGPRLRGVQAQVWSEHLDSVRRVDYMAFPRLSAFAEVAWSEGARDYAEFLPRLRDHHLPRLDALGVEYRPLGGPHPWQTRPGVPGRPR; from the coding sequence ATGTCTTCCTTCGACACCCTGCTCCCCCGGCCGGTTTCGGTGACACCCGCCGCGGGCTCGTGCCCCTGGCCGTCCTCTGTGGACGTTCGTGCCGCCGACCTGCCGGCGGAGGGCTACCGGCTGGAGATCTCGCCGTCCGGCGTCGTGCTGTCGTGCGCCGACGCGGCCGGGGAGTTCTACGGCCGCCAGACCTTGCGCCAGCTCGCGGGCCCGGACGCGTTCCGCGCTGCGTCGCTCGAAACCGGGCTCACCATCCCGTGCGGCGTCGTGGAAGACCACCCGCGGTTCGGCTGGCGCGGCTGCCTGCTCGACGTCGCCCGGCACTTCCGGACCAAGGCCGAAGTGCTGCGGTTCGTCGACCTGCTGGCCGCGCACAAGCTGAACGTGCTGAACCTCCACCTCACCGACGACCAGGGCTGGCGCTTCGACGTCCCGGAGTACCCCAAGCTGACGTCGGTGGGCGGGTGGCGGCCGTCGTCGATGACGGGCAGCGGCGGCGCGCAGGACGGGCGGCCGCACGGCGGGTGCTACACCGGCGACGACCTGCGGGAAATCGTCGCCTACGCGGCCGCGCGGGCGATCACCGTGGTGCCGGAGATCGACATCCCCGGCCACGCGCGAGCGGCGCTGGCCGCCTACCCCGCGCTCGGCACGGAGCCGTCGTACGAGATCTGGACCTCCTGGGGCATCAGCACTTCGCTGCTTTCGCCGTCGGAGTCCACTTTGGCCTTCTTCCGGACGGTGTTCGACCACCTGCTGGAGATCTTCCCGTCCCCGGTGATCGCGCTGGGCGGCGACGAGACGCCGGGCGCGACCGACGAGCACCGCAAGTTCGTCCGGCTGCTCGCCGAGCACCTGGTTTCGCGCGGCCGGACACCGATGGGCTGGGACGAGGTCCTCGACATCGGCGGCCTCCCCCCGATGGTGATCGGCTCGTGGCAGAACGAGGCCGCCGGCCTGCGAGCGGCCGAGACCGGCCACGACGTCGTGATGTGCCCGGAGCAGCACGTCTACCTCGACCACCGCCAGGCCGACCACCCGGACGAGCCGATCCCGGTCGGCATGGTGCACACGCTGGAGGACGTCTACGCGTACGAACCGGCGCTCACCGGCCCGCGGCTGCGGGGGGTGCAGGCGCAGGTGTGGAGCGAGCACCTGGACAGCGTCCGGCGGGTCGACTACATGGCGTTCCCGCGGCTGTCGGCGTTCGCGGAAGTCGCGTGGAGCGAAGGCGCGCGGGACTACGCGGAGTTCCTGCCGCGGTTGCGCGACCACCACCTGCCGCGGCTCGACGCGCTCGGCGTCGAGTACCGGCCGCTCGGCGGACCGCACCCGTGGCAGACCCGGCCCGGGGTGCCGGGCCGGCCGCGCTGA
- a CDS encoding SRPBCC family protein, whose protein sequence is MAGASYRFRSTWLLPGTVPERVFGVVTDLAGYPRWWSDVRAVRRVDDDTAELVCRSRLPFRLVVRMHRDHQDERTGLMRVRLSGDLDGVLAGAVRAAGAGTLLEITQDVQARKELLRRLDAVARPLFRANHALMMRRGHRGLSSYLA, encoded by the coding sequence TTGGCGGGCGCGAGCTACCGGTTCCGCAGCACGTGGCTGCTGCCGGGAACCGTGCCCGAGCGGGTGTTCGGCGTGGTCACCGACCTCGCCGGCTACCCGCGGTGGTGGTCGGACGTCCGCGCGGTGCGCCGCGTGGACGACGACACCGCCGAACTGGTCTGCCGGTCCCGGCTGCCGTTCCGGCTCGTCGTCCGGATGCACCGGGACCACCAGGACGAGCGCACGGGCCTGATGCGGGTCAGGCTCAGCGGCGACCTCGACGGGGTACTGGCCGGTGCGGTCCGCGCGGCGGGCGCGGGCACACTGCTGGAGATCACCCAGGACGTCCAGGCCCGCAAGGAGTTGCTGCGGCGCCTCGACGCGGTGGCCCGGCCGCTGTTCCGCGCGAACCACGCGCTGATGATGCGGCGGGGCCACCGCGGACTTTCTTCCTACCTCGCCTGA